A single window of Vibrio stylophorae DNA harbors:
- the rmf gene encoding ribosome modulation factor produces the protein MKRQKRDRLERAHNKGYNAGLHGRSSEDCPYQATDAKTYWLGGWREARSDKLSGLYK, from the coding sequence ATGAAGAGACAAAAGCGGGATCGTTTGGAGCGAGCGCATAATAAAGGCTACAACGCTGGACTTCACGGACGCTCAAGCGAAGATTGCCCGTATCAGGCGACTGACGCCAAAACATATTGGTTAGGTGGCTGGCGTGAGGCAAGAAGTGATAAATTGTCTGGTCTCTATAAATAA
- the fabA gene encoding 3-hydroxyacyl-[acyl-carrier-protein] dehydratase FabA, giving the protein MLMKRQSYDRDDLLASSQGELFGPGRPQLPAPNMLMMDRITLITDEGGAFGKGCIRAELDINPDLWFFDCHFPGDPVMPGCLGLDAMWQLVGFFLGWQGGEGKGRALGVGEVKFTGQVLPTAKLVTYEIDFKRVINRKLIMGVADGRVLVDGKEIYVAKDLKVGLFQDTSSF; this is encoded by the coding sequence ATGTTAATGAAACGCCAATCTTACGACCGCGATGACCTATTGGCATCAAGCCAAGGCGAGCTATTTGGTCCTGGACGACCACAACTACCAGCGCCAAATATGTTGATGATGGATCGCATCACGCTAATTACAGATGAAGGTGGCGCCTTTGGTAAAGGCTGTATTCGTGCTGAGCTTGATATCAACCCTGACCTTTGGTTCTTCGACTGCCACTTCCCTGGCGATCCTGTGATGCCAGGCTGTTTGGGTCTTGATGCCATGTGGCAATTGGTTGGTTTCTTCCTTGGCTGGCAAGGTGGCGAAGGTAAAGGCCGTGCACTGGGTGTTGGCGAAGTGAAATTCACGGGCCAAGTGCTACCAACAGCCAAATTAGTAACCTACGAAATTGATTTTAAACGTGTGATCAATCGTAAATTGATCATGGGTGTGGCTGATGGCCGTGTCTTGGTTGATGGCAAAGAAATTTATGTTGCTAAAGACCTCAAAGTGGGTCTTTTCCAAGATACATCAAGCTTCTAA
- a CDS encoding S16 family serine protease: MKTSWQQLTFTLPDPFAFDAHPTMCDFWQMQPRLKQALKSYTHEFSQSSLMLICCQDHHFYRQQIAQLLQERDVHAAVIEQASPESLFGHHRYDRGQVLSEPGLLAQLHDGIAIMPASYFIHQPQAWDRMKALLSSKQLLPMVSGAHFGEMIQPELINLRLILTGDRYQLAEFEQLEPDSNSAEFNYGEVEADIAISAQSLPCFHQYLRTLAQSANLPYFADHTALEAYLRLGARQCENQGYQPLSPLWHQAWLSRCAIQSEGLLIEAKHVTKALAQKINQESYLPLRAQQDIKSGHVHIDCENEAIGQINGLTVIDIAGHPRAYGEPSRISCVVHCGDGDISDVERKVELGGNIHAKGMMIMEAFVSAALNLDQPLPFSASIVFEQSYCEVDGDSASLAEFCALVSALSQTPLTQQIAVTGAMDQFGRVQAVGGVNEKIESFFAICQHRGLTGSQGVILPRSNLENLVLSQELIEAIQNEQFHLWSVEYVEQALLQLTGCHFAEGDDCLLEKIALRIDMLNQTDSHQSCWSRLKNWFVHS; the protein is encoded by the coding sequence ATGAAGACATCTTGGCAACAACTCACCTTTACCCTGCCCGATCCATTTGCCTTTGACGCCCATCCAACGATGTGTGATTTTTGGCAAATGCAGCCGAGGTTAAAGCAAGCGCTGAAAAGCTATACCCATGAGTTTAGTCAATCAAGCTTGATGCTGATCTGCTGCCAAGACCATCATTTCTATCGCCAGCAAATCGCCCAGCTATTGCAAGAGCGTGATGTACACGCGGCGGTGATTGAACAAGCAAGTCCAGAGTCACTTTTTGGTCATCATCGCTACGACCGAGGACAAGTGCTGTCAGAGCCTGGATTACTGGCCCAACTTCATGATGGTATTGCCATCATGCCGGCAAGCTACTTTATTCACCAACCACAAGCATGGGATCGAATGAAAGCATTGCTTAGCAGCAAACAACTTTTACCCATGGTCTCTGGTGCTCATTTTGGTGAAATGATTCAGCCGGAGTTGATCAACCTTCGCTTAATCTTGACCGGCGATCGTTATCAATTGGCTGAATTTGAACAACTCGAACCCGACAGCAATAGCGCTGAGTTTAATTATGGCGAGGTCGAAGCCGATATTGCGATTTCCGCGCAATCTCTACCTTGCTTTCACCAATATCTTCGCACCCTAGCTCAGAGCGCTAATCTGCCCTATTTTGCCGATCATACAGCCTTAGAAGCCTATCTTCGTTTAGGTGCGCGTCAGTGCGAAAATCAAGGCTATCAACCCTTGTCACCGCTTTGGCATCAAGCGTGGCTAAGCCGCTGCGCCATTCAAAGTGAAGGTTTATTAATTGAAGCAAAACATGTGACAAAAGCACTGGCGCAGAAAATCAATCAAGAATCCTATCTCCCACTTCGTGCTCAGCAAGATATTAAATCTGGCCATGTTCACATTGACTGCGAAAATGAGGCGATTGGCCAAATCAATGGCTTGACCGTGATTGATATTGCAGGTCACCCTCGCGCTTACGGCGAGCCTTCTCGCATCTCCTGTGTCGTTCATTGCGGCGATGGCGATATTTCCGATGTCGAGCGTAAGGTTGAGCTTGGCGGTAACATTCATGCCAAAGGGATGATGATCATGGAGGCCTTTGTCAGCGCGGCATTAAACCTTGATCAACCGCTGCCTTTTAGTGCTTCGATTGTATTTGAGCAGTCCTATTGTGAAGTCGATGGCGATAGCGCTTCGTTGGCTGAGTTCTGCGCCTTGGTCAGTGCACTGTCGCAAACACCGCTCACACAGCAAATTGCTGTGACCGGTGCTATGGACCAATTTGGCCGTGTACAAGCCGTAGGCGGCGTGAATGAAAAGATTGAGTCCTTCTTCGCAATCTGTCAGCACCGTGGTCTAACAGGCTCTCAGGGCGTGATATTGCCACGCTCTAACCTTGAGAACTTAGTTCTTTCGCAAGAGCTCATCGAAGCCATCCAAAATGAGCAATTCCATCTTTGGTCGGTCGAGTATGTAGAACAAGCTTTGTTGCAATTGACTGGATGTCATTTTGCTGAGGGCGACGACTGTTTACTTGAAAAAATTGCCCTGCGCATTGATATGTTAAATCAAACCGATTCCCATCAATCTTGCTGGTCGCGCCTCAAAAACTGGTTTGTCCACAGCTGA
- the matP gene encoding macrodomain Ter protein MatP has protein sequence MKYQQLDNLESGWKWQYLVKKHKEGDAITHYIDRSEAKINIDALMAMEHEPVKVLEWIEHHMNPALEVKLKQAIRAKRKRHYNRAQTHTRKKSIDLDYRVWEKLSQKAKLLDATLSDTIEFLLSEAGKKEHANQKVEDIRKDLHQLLAMDEGV, from the coding sequence ATGAAATATCAGCAACTCGACAATTTAGAATCGGGCTGGAAATGGCAGTATTTGGTCAAAAAACATAAAGAAGGTGATGCCATCACGCATTACATTGATCGCAGTGAAGCCAAAATAAATATCGATGCTTTGATGGCCATGGAGCATGAGCCGGTGAAAGTGCTCGAGTGGATTGAGCATCATATGAATCCTGCACTTGAAGTGAAGCTTAAACAAGCCATTCGAGCCAAGCGCAAGCGTCATTACAACCGCGCGCAAACCCATACACGCAAAAAAAGTATCGATTTGGACTATCGCGTATGGGAAAAACTGTCGCAAAAAGCAAAATTACTGGATGCCACTTTATCGGATACCATTGAATTTTTGCTTTCAGAAGCGGGCAAAAAAGAACACGCAAACCAAAAAGTTGAAGATATTCGCAAGGATTTACATCAGTTATTAGCTATGGACGAAGGAGTTTAA
- a CDS encoding DUF3634 family protein yields MIWYVLIATLVIFGYLLYDRPVLKLTYRDGQRVGIKGSDYAGFVKDCDAIAEKKPFSGVVRVYRTRVNIKLAFSKGISSQMRQRIHNVFPFPSSNNKQKKRRA; encoded by the coding sequence ATGATTTGGTATGTGCTAATTGCCACATTGGTCATTTTTGGATATTTGCTATATGACCGTCCGGTACTCAAACTGACTTATCGAGATGGTCAGCGTGTGGGCATTAAGGGCAGCGATTATGCTGGTTTTGTAAAAGATTGCGATGCAATTGCAGAGAAAAAACCATTTTCAGGTGTTGTACGAGTCTACCGTACACGCGTGAATATTAAATTAGCCTTTAGCAAAGGGATCAGTAGCCAAATGCGTCAACGCATTCATAATGTATTTCCATTTCCAAGTAGCAATAACAAGCAGAAAAAACGTCGCGCTTAA